The following proteins come from a genomic window of Miscanthus floridulus cultivar M001 chromosome 2, ASM1932011v1, whole genome shotgun sequence:
- the LOC136537150 gene encoding uncharacterized protein produces MVVPNYTYLKLKMPSPNSVITVESMYEHAYGCDIECIEYTEALMEAETLIVNLDRLGSEAPDSKRRARTFEPTEVIKLIPVDPTCSDDRALRISATLNIK; encoded by the coding sequence atggtggtccccaactacacctacctcaagctcaagatgccaagcCCCAACagtgtcatcactgtcgagtccatgtacgagcatgcatacggcTGCGACATCGAATGCATTGAGTACaccgaggctctcatggaggctgagacccttatcgtcaacctcgaccgacttggtagcgaggcgcctgactccaagcgtcgtgccaggacttttgagcccacggaggtcatcaagctcatcccggtcgaccccacctgctccgaTGACCGGGCgctaaggatcagcgccaccctcaacatcaaatag